One genomic region from Vibrio sp. STUT-A11 encodes:
- the feoB gene encoding ferrous iron transport protein B, which yields MMQRKKILLAGQQNAGKSTLFNMLTGARQHVANYPGVTVDKKVGYFSNDLGSYQLIDLPGTYSLTSFSLEERVARKALREENADVVLNVMDAANVSRSMHLSLQLLELGLPVAIVLNMMDVAQSEGIKIDSDRLSKAIGLPVVECIGRLGKGVDNIARAIGMAKPSQFTIPYPLLESAISQVTKEIDSLQCENKPAARWLSLRLLESDQEAISWLKSVLDEQSYSNLASVVESEQRRLSNELDTQVNDYIVAMRQLAVSRVLEECVEFTKQGQEKLSFTHKFDRFVLNKFAAPLFLIATVFVIYQSSIVYGYELTNYWWPYLAAFREIVAGILPDAGFLYDPYVRSLGLWVVDSANTLLNYIPIFLILFALIAILEDSGYMARIAFISDKILHRFGLHGQSTLPMILAGVFAGGCAVPGVMATKGIPDNRARLATILTVPYMNCLAKIPLYTLMLGIFFVEDKSVMTFYISTISIIAALLVAKLLTKTVLRKTETAPFVMELPRYNLPTARSVVTRSLERTWMYIRKVGTIVLAVSTVIFVLLQFPGLPDESKHVFQQRAETAVIKFEKSLENTSYENKFDEESLTALVNYYTDFKRAKLNANGAAASKAVGKKFNAMNSDFYPIIAPPKGNKEARKANKALRKLTSERKSIRREMKELRLENSLLGMFGRSIEPVTQFAGFDWKINVALFSSFAARESSVATLGVLFQQDEESNKKLEDRMSESSELSGHGEIAAVALILFFILYPPCLATVMMIRVQTGEYKWMLLSIFLPTVIGFTVATAVYSLGNAFELTGLQLMSAVYFFAFVLLFLLGFKDWIRRKMLPDEIPVKNIRS from the coding sequence ATGATGCAACGAAAGAAAATATTGCTTGCTGGTCAACAAAACGCAGGTAAATCAACCTTGTTCAACATGTTGACAGGTGCAAGGCAACATGTAGCGAACTATCCTGGTGTCACTGTAGATAAGAAAGTTGGATACTTCTCTAATGATTTGGGTTCCTATCAGTTGATTGATTTGCCTGGTACCTACAGCCTTACTAGTTTTTCTCTCGAAGAACGTGTGGCACGTAAAGCATTGAGAGAAGAAAACGCAGACGTTGTTTTAAACGTGATGGACGCGGCGAATGTGAGCCGTTCGATGCACCTTTCGCTTCAACTGTTGGAGCTTGGGTTACCCGTCGCCATTGTGCTTAACATGATGGATGTTGCTCAATCTGAAGGGATAAAGATAGATAGTGACAGACTATCGAAAGCAATAGGTTTACCTGTTGTAGAGTGTATTGGCCGACTTGGAAAAGGTGTTGACAACATCGCGCGAGCAATTGGTATGGCTAAGCCTAGCCAATTTACTATCCCATACCCTTTGCTTGAAAGCGCTATCTCGCAGGTAACGAAGGAAATTGATTCACTCCAATGCGAAAATAAACCCGCGGCTCGTTGGTTGTCTTTGCGCTTACTTGAAAGTGATCAGGAGGCCATCAGTTGGCTGAAGTCTGTTCTGGACGAGCAAAGCTACTCAAACCTGGCAAGCGTTGTTGAAAGCGAGCAGAGGCGTCTATCAAACGAATTAGACACGCAGGTCAATGACTACATTGTCGCCATGCGTCAATTAGCTGTGTCGCGAGTTCTAGAAGAATGTGTCGAGTTTACTAAGCAAGGTCAGGAAAAGCTGTCTTTTACGCACAAATTTGATCGCTTCGTACTCAATAAGTTTGCTGCTCCTCTCTTTTTGATCGCCACCGTATTTGTCATATACCAGAGTTCTATTGTATACGGCTACGAGCTAACCAATTATTGGTGGCCATATTTGGCAGCATTTAGAGAAATAGTTGCTGGCATACTGCCCGATGCGGGATTCCTATATGACCCTTATGTTCGCTCTTTAGGTCTGTGGGTTGTTGATTCGGCAAATACGCTGCTTAACTATATTCCTATCTTTCTTATCCTGTTTGCGTTGATCGCAATTTTGGAAGATTCCGGTTATATGGCAAGGATCGCCTTTATCTCAGATAAGATCTTGCATCGCTTCGGTCTCCATGGCCAAAGTACATTACCTATGATATTGGCAGGCGTTTTTGCAGGAGGTTGTGCCGTACCCGGTGTGATGGCGACTAAAGGCATCCCCGATAACCGAGCTAGGTTAGCAACTATCCTTACTGTTCCTTATATGAACTGTTTGGCGAAAATCCCTTTGTACACTTTAATGTTGGGCATATTTTTTGTTGAAGATAAGTCTGTGATGACTTTCTATATCTCGACAATATCAATCATTGCCGCGCTGCTTGTCGCTAAGTTGCTGACAAAAACTGTGTTGCGGAAAACGGAAACTGCGCCGTTTGTTATGGAGCTCCCTCGTTATAACCTGCCAACGGCGAGGAGTGTGGTTACCCGTTCACTTGAACGTACCTGGATGTATATTCGCAAAGTAGGGACAATTGTATTAGCGGTATCTACGGTTATATTTGTACTGTTGCAATTTCCTGGCTTACCCGATGAGAGTAAACACGTTTTCCAGCAAAGAGCAGAAACTGCCGTCATTAAGTTTGAAAAATCGTTGGAAAATACAAGTTATGAGAACAAGTTTGATGAAGAGTCTCTGACCGCATTAGTCAACTACTATACAGACTTTAAACGCGCAAAGCTTAACGCAAACGGTGCTGCTGCGTCGAAAGCAGTGGGTAAGAAGTTTAATGCAATGAATAGTGACTTCTACCCAATTATTGCTCCACCTAAAGGCAATAAAGAGGCGAGGAAGGCGAATAAAGCGTTGCGTAAATTAACGTCTGAACGCAAGAGCATTCGTCGAGAGATGAAAGAACTTCGTTTGGAAAACTCGTTATTAGGTATGTTTGGACGCTCTATCGAACCTGTTACTCAATTTGCGGGTTTTGATTGGAAAATTAATGTTGCTTTGTTCTCCTCATTTGCTGCCCGTGAGAGCAGTGTAGCAACGCTGGGGGTTCTTTTTCAGCAGGATGAAGAGAGCAACAAGAAGCTAGAAGATCGTATGAGTGAATCATCTGAATTGAGCGGCCACGGTGAAATAGCTGCGGTAGCATTGATCTTGTTTTTTATTCTGTACCCGCCATGCTTAGCAACGGTAATGATGATCAGGGTTCAGACGGGTGAATACAAGTGGATGTTATTATCTATTTTCCTCCCAACAGTAATAGGTTTCACGGTAGCAACCGCCGTCTACTCTCTAGGTAATGCGTTTGAACTCACCGGACTGCAACTGATGTCGGCTGTGTACTTCTTCGCATTTGTGCTGTTATTTCTACTTGGTTTTAAGGACTGGATCAGACGTAAAATGCTTCCTGATGAAATTCCTGTAAAGAATATAAGGAGTTAA
- a CDS encoding prolyl oligopeptidase family serine peptidase: MHYPKTRKDSVVDSYFGNDIADPYRWLEDDRSEETANWVSSQNSVTFDLLGQIPYRQKIRDLVASSQNYEKYSQPFVRGDYTYFYKNDGLQNQSVLYRRKGKGEAEVFLDPNTFSEEGTTSLGEVSFSKDNRLVAYSISEGGSDWRKIFVIDAETKAQLEPEIVDAKFTSISWLGSKGFYYSSYDKPEGSELSARTEQHKLYYHELGTAQSEDKVVFGGLDSQTHRYVFASTTTDDRYLIISGAESTSGNRLFYVDLNSAAQEIVTLRETTQGDTHLIDNHDETLLFYTNLDAPNGKVVSYNTQTSQWAEVIAEQEQPLEVGKGGGYLFATYMVDVLSKVRQYNYQGEWIRDVELPNEGTAYGLAGKREQTTLYYTFTNYVTPPTIFSFDVESGESKLYQESKAPFDRNEYESKQVFYTSKDGTQVPMIISYKKGTQFDGSAPTMLYGYGGFNISLTPMFSGNVANWLELGGVYAVANMRGGGEYGKAWHNAGTQLQKQNVFDDFIAAAEYLIENDYTSSERLAIRGGSNGGLLVGACMTQRPELFKVALPAVGVLDMLRYHTFTSGEGWKYDFGTSAQSEEMFQYLLGYSPVHNVKEGVQYPATLVTTADHDDRVVPAHSYKFIAELQDKHQGENPVLIRIDVNAGHGAGMPLSKQIDLTTDIYAFTLYNMGIESV; encoded by the coding sequence ATGCATTACCCAAAAACTCGCAAAGATTCTGTCGTGGACAGCTACTTTGGAAACGATATCGCCGATCCTTATCGCTGGTTAGAAGATGATCGCAGTGAAGAAACGGCAAACTGGGTCTCAAGCCAAAACTCAGTGACTTTTGATCTACTTGGTCAGATCCCTTATCGCCAGAAAATCCGCGATCTGGTCGCTAGCAGCCAAAACTATGAGAAATACTCACAGCCATTTGTTCGCGGTGATTACACCTATTTTTATAAAAATGATGGTTTGCAAAACCAAAGCGTACTTTATCGTCGCAAAGGAAAGGGTGAGGCGGAAGTATTTTTAGACCCCAACACCTTTTCTGAAGAGGGGACCACTTCTCTTGGTGAAGTGAGCTTTTCAAAAGATAACCGTTTAGTCGCGTATTCTATCTCTGAAGGTGGCAGTGACTGGCGTAAGATCTTTGTGATTGATGCGGAAACCAAAGCTCAGCTGGAGCCAGAAATTGTCGACGCGAAATTTACCTCCATTTCCTGGTTGGGCAGCAAAGGCTTCTACTATTCCAGCTACGATAAGCCAGAAGGCAGCGAACTGTCAGCGCGTACTGAGCAGCACAAACTTTATTATCATGAGCTTGGGACTGCACAGTCTGAAGATAAAGTCGTGTTTGGCGGATTGGACTCTCAGACGCATCGTTATGTATTCGCGTCGACAACGACCGATGATCGCTATTTAATTATCTCTGGCGCGGAATCGACTTCCGGTAATCGTCTGTTCTATGTCGATTTGAACTCAGCAGCACAAGAGATTGTGACGTTACGTGAAACCACGCAAGGCGATACGCACCTAATCGATAATCACGACGAAACCCTGCTGTTTTATACCAACCTTGATGCGCCAAATGGCAAAGTCGTCAGTTACAACACGCAAACCTCACAATGGGCAGAGGTCATTGCAGAGCAAGAGCAGCCGTTAGAAGTGGGTAAAGGCGGCGGGTATCTATTTGCTACTTATATGGTGGATGTCCTGTCGAAAGTACGTCAATACAACTACCAAGGTGAATGGATTCGTGATGTTGAATTACCGAACGAAGGCACGGCATATGGCTTGGCTGGGAAGAGAGAACAAACCACGCTGTATTACACCTTTACCAATTACGTCACCCCGCCGACGATTTTCTCTTTTGATGTAGAAAGCGGTGAATCGAAGCTTTATCAAGAATCTAAAGCGCCATTTGATCGTAACGAGTATGAGTCAAAGCAGGTTTTCTACACCTCAAAAGACGGTACGCAAGTACCGATGATCATCTCCTATAAGAAAGGCACTCAGTTTGATGGCAGTGCGCCGACCATGCTTTACGGTTATGGTGGTTTTAATATCAGCTTGACGCCAATGTTCTCTGGCAATGTGGCCAACTGGCTCGAGCTAGGGGGTGTTTATGCGGTAGCGAATATGCGAGGCGGTGGTGAATACGGCAAGGCATGGCACAATGCCGGCACTCAGCTGCAAAAGCAGAACGTATTTGACGACTTTATCGCTGCAGCTGAATATTTGATCGAGAACGACTACACAAGTTCAGAACGCTTGGCGATTCGTGGTGGCTCGAATGGCGGGTTGTTGGTCGGTGCATGCATGACTCAACGTCCAGAGCTGTTCAAAGTGGCACTGCCAGCTGTGGGAGTGCTTGATATGCTTCGATACCATACATTCACTTCTGGAGAAGGCTGGAAGTACGACTTTGGTACGTCTGCGCAAAGTGAAGAGATGTTCCAGTATCTACTTGGTTACTCGCCTGTACATAATGTGAAAGAGGGCGTGCAATACCCTGCAACGCTGGTGACCACTGCCGATCACGATGATCGTGTGGTGCCTGCTCATTCCTACAAATTCATTGCCGAACTGCAAGATAAACATCAAGGCGAAAACCCGGTATTGATTCGAATCGATGTCAATGCAGGACATGGTGCGGGCATGCCGCTGAGTAAACAAATCGATCTTACAACCGATATCTATGCGTTTACCCTATACAATATGGGCATCGAGTCGGTATAA
- a CDS encoding LysR family transcriptional regulator — protein sequence MRADDLILFSQVMELGSFSKVAEANNLTNSVVSKRIARLEEEIGAQLLYRTTRKLTLTEAGKVLLHSAKNVKQATQEAMDAVAGFGENVSGHIKMSVPSISGDLILADAVAEFCNLHPGLTVDMSLDNRFVDLVADGYDLVIRTGYLEDSSLIARHILDSQWVVCASPSYIAKNGKPVEPIDLTRHNCFQYAYQTTGASEWEFKSDDGNYIVKVSGSFSTDNATALRKAALGGHGIAYVPRCLVYHDIRNGQLVDIFPELVGKKLGIYAVYPFTRQPPNKVKLLIEHIRDRYLAISHYF from the coding sequence ATGAGAGCAGACGACTTAATCCTATTTTCTCAGGTAATGGAACTGGGTAGTTTTAGTAAGGTTGCTGAGGCAAATAACCTTACAAATTCGGTAGTTAGTAAAAGAATTGCCAGATTGGAAGAAGAAATCGGCGCGCAGCTATTATATCGAACAACACGCAAATTGACCCTGACGGAAGCGGGGAAGGTGTTATTACATAGTGCTAAAAATGTGAAGCAAGCCACTCAGGAGGCTATGGATGCAGTTGCAGGCTTTGGAGAGAATGTAAGCGGACATATTAAGATGTCCGTGCCGTCTATTTCTGGGGACTTGATTCTAGCTGATGCAGTTGCCGAATTTTGCAACCTTCATCCCGGGTTAACGGTCGATATGTCGCTCGATAATCGCTTCGTTGATCTCGTGGCTGATGGTTACGATTTGGTGATTCGTACCGGGTATCTTGAAGACTCCAGCTTAATTGCAAGGCATATCCTCGATTCTCAATGGGTCGTGTGTGCTTCTCCTTCTTATATAGCCAAAAACGGTAAACCAGTAGAACCGATCGATTTGACGCGTCATAACTGTTTTCAATACGCCTACCAAACCACCGGCGCTTCCGAGTGGGAGTTTAAAAGTGATGACGGCAATTACATTGTTAAAGTGTCGGGCAGTTTTTCTACTGATAACGCCACCGCGCTTCGCAAAGCGGCACTAGGTGGCCATGGTATCGCCTACGTACCAAGGTGCTTGGTGTATCACGATATTCGTAATGGCCAGTTGGTGGATATTTTCCCAGAACTGGTGGGCAAAAAGTTGGGCATTTATGCGGTATATCCGTTTACTCGCCAACCACCGAATAAAGTAAAGCTATTAATAGAGCACATTCGTGATCGTTACTTAGCGATTTCACATTATTTTTAG
- a CDS encoding L-lactate permease — protein sequence MSETLLALVAFSPIVVAAILLVGLNWPAKKAMPVAFGLTVAIALMFWDMSATRVLASVFQGLGITVSVLWIVFGAIFLLNTLKHTGAITTIRNGFTDISADRRVQTIIIAWCFGSFIEGASGFGTPAAIAAPLLVAIGFPAMAAVLMGMMIQSTPVSFGAVGTPIIVGVNKGLDSHNITETLVTQGSSWEAYLQDITAHVAVIHAVVGTMIPVLMAVMLTRFFGKNRSWTEGLDILPFALFAGIAFTVPYALTGVFLGAEFPSLIGGLVGLAIVVTAAKKGFLVPKTKWDFESEDKWPAEWLGSLKINIQEKSAKPMSLVMAWVPYVLLAVILVASRVSAEFKGFLQSISLSFSNILGEAGVSAAIQPLYLPGGILVFVALLAALLQSGSAKPLREAFGESSKTLIGAGFVLVFTIPMVRIFINSGINGADLASMPVTTANFASDLVGTAFPALSATVGALGAFIAGSNTVSNMMFSQFQFEVAQTLSISSVIVVSLQAVGAAAGNMIAIHNVVAASATVGLLGREGATLRKTVIPTFYYLVMTGIIGLVLIYGFNMTDLLMK from the coding sequence ATGAGTGAAACCCTACTTGCCCTCGTGGCATTTTCGCCAATTGTTGTGGCCGCCATTTTATTGGTTGGTCTCAACTGGCCCGCAAAAAAAGCTATGCCTGTTGCGTTCGGTCTTACCGTCGCTATCGCCCTAATGTTTTGGGATATGTCAGCTACTCGCGTACTGGCCTCCGTATTCCAAGGTCTAGGAATTACCGTATCTGTTCTCTGGATCGTGTTTGGCGCCATCTTCTTGCTCAACACTTTAAAACACACTGGAGCGATCACAACTATCCGTAACGGCTTTACCGATATCTCTGCCGACCGCCGTGTTCAAACGATCATCATTGCATGGTGTTTTGGCTCGTTCATCGAAGGGGCATCTGGCTTCGGTACGCCAGCGGCGATTGCTGCGCCTTTACTCGTTGCGATTGGCTTCCCTGCAATGGCAGCCGTGCTAATGGGCATGATGATTCAGTCTACACCAGTATCATTTGGCGCTGTAGGCACACCGATCATCGTCGGTGTCAATAAAGGACTGGATTCACATAATATTACCGAGACATTGGTAACCCAAGGCTCATCATGGGAAGCATACCTACAGGACATTACTGCTCACGTAGCGGTTATCCACGCGGTTGTTGGTACTATGATTCCAGTGTTAATGGCAGTGATGTTAACACGATTCTTCGGTAAAAACAGAAGCTGGACAGAAGGGCTCGATATCCTGCCATTCGCTCTGTTTGCTGGTATCGCATTCACGGTTCCTTACGCATTAACTGGCGTATTCTTAGGTGCTGAGTTCCCATCTCTGATTGGTGGCCTTGTTGGTCTCGCAATCGTGGTAACTGCAGCGAAAAAAGGCTTCCTGGTACCAAAAACAAAATGGGATTTTGAAAGCGAAGACAAGTGGCCTGCAGAGTGGTTAGGCTCGCTGAAAATCAACATTCAAGAAAAATCTGCTAAGCCAATGAGCCTAGTAATGGCTTGGGTTCCTTACGTATTGTTGGCTGTGATTCTTGTTGCTAGCCGTGTAAGCGCAGAGTTCAAGGGCTTCCTGCAAAGCATCAGCTTATCTTTCAGCAATATTCTTGGTGAAGCGGGCGTTAGTGCTGCAATCCAACCGCTATACCTGCCTGGTGGCATCCTGGTGTTTGTTGCGCTACTTGCGGCACTACTGCAAAGCGGCAGCGCGAAACCACTTCGTGAAGCATTCGGCGAATCAAGCAAAACACTGATTGGTGCTGGCTTCGTACTGGTATTCACCATTCCAATGGTACGTATCTTCATTAACTCAGGTATCAATGGTGCCGACCTTGCGAGTATGCCGGTAACAACCGCGAACTTCGCCTCTGACCTTGTAGGTACTGCCTTCCCTGCATTGAGCGCAACGGTTGGTGCACTGGGCGCGTTCATCGCGGGTTCGAACACGGTATCAAACATGATGTTCAGCCAATTCCAGTTTGAAGTCGCTCAAACGCTGTCTATCTCAAGTGTAATTGTCGTTTCACTTCAAGCGGTAGGCGCAGCAGCGGGTAACATGATTGCGATTCACAACGTCGTAGCAGCATCAGCAACAGTAGGCCTGCTGGGACGTGAAGGTGCGACGCTACGTAAAACCGTTATCCCAACGTTCTACTACCTAGTTATGACGGGCATTATCGGTTTGGTACTGATTTACGGATTCAATATGACAGATCTCTTGATGAAGTAA
- a CDS encoding cold-shock protein, whose amino-acid sequence MSTGIVKWFNGDKGFGFITPDDGSKDLFVHHSEIKMSGYKSLSDGQKVEYEVGQGQKGPCATNVKPL is encoded by the coding sequence ATGAGTACAGGAATAGTTAAGTGGTTCAATGGGGATAAGGGATTTGGCTTCATCACCCCAGATGATGGCAGTAAAGATTTATTCGTCCATCACTCTGAAATTAAAATGAGTGGTTATAAATCGCTGAGTGATGGTCAGAAAGTAGAATATGAAGTGGGGCAAGGGCAGAAAGGTCCCTGTGCAACCAACGTTAAGCCTTTATAG
- a CDS encoding helix-turn-helix transcriptional regulator: MEFTEQDRNALYNTWMSQKAKMHITQMDMAKRLGVSLHEFSGFLRGSSPLTLGFVKQLCDQLHVRPSQVIPTLNEREMSAIGSVHLQSRVTVDGDISNVFIDGNQVVIEYVHQVS, encoded by the coding sequence ATGGAATTTACAGAGCAGGATAGAAATGCGCTCTATAACACTTGGATGTCACAAAAAGCCAAAATGCACATTACTCAAATGGATATGGCGAAACGCCTGGGAGTAAGCTTACATGAGTTTTCTGGTTTTTTACGTGGTAGTTCACCCCTGACGTTAGGTTTTGTTAAACAGCTGTGTGACCAGTTACATGTGCGACCTAGTCAAGTGATTCCGACTTTGAATGAGCGAGAAATGTCTGCGATTGGTTCTGTACACCTGCAAAGTCGAGTAACGGTGGATGGCGACATAAGTAACGTGTTTATCGACGGCAACCAGGTTGTGATCGAATACGTGCATCAAGTTAGCTAG
- the lldD gene encoding FMN-dependent L-lactate dehydrogenase LldD translates to MIISASTDYRAAAKAKLPPFLFHYIDGGSYDERTLKRNTDDLGDVALRQRVLRDMADLSLETEIFGEKLAMPIALAPVGLTGMYARRGEVQAAQAAEKKGIPFTMSTVSVCPIEEVAPAIERPMWFQLYVLKDRGFMKNVLERAKAAGVTTLVFTVDMPVPGARYRDMHSGMSGPNAAMRRVFQAMRHPSWALDVGMLGKPHDLGNISTYRGEPTKLEDYIGWLGANFDPSISWKDLEWIRDFWDGPMVIKGILDEEDAKDAVRFGADGIVVSNHGGRQLDGVLSTAKALPSIADAVKGDLKIFADSGIRTGLDVVRMLALGADCTLLGRSFVYALAAQGGTGVENLLDLYDKEMRVAMTLTGAKTIADLSQDSLVKIPN, encoded by the coding sequence ATGATTATATCTGCTTCTACCGATTACCGCGCAGCCGCTAAAGCCAAGCTACCTCCATTTTTATTCCACTATATTGATGGCGGCTCTTACGATGAACGTACTCTGAAGCGCAATACTGACGATTTAGGTGATGTCGCACTTCGTCAACGCGTCCTACGTGATATGGCTGATTTAAGCCTGGAAACCGAGATCTTTGGTGAGAAACTCGCCATGCCTATCGCACTTGCTCCTGTTGGTTTGACGGGCATGTACGCACGCCGCGGCGAAGTGCAGGCAGCACAAGCAGCAGAGAAAAAAGGCATTCCGTTCACCATGTCTACCGTTTCTGTTTGCCCAATTGAAGAAGTTGCTCCAGCAATTGAGCGTCCAATGTGGTTCCAGCTTTACGTGCTAAAAGACCGCGGCTTTATGAAAAACGTTCTGGAGCGCGCAAAAGCGGCAGGAGTAACGACGCTGGTCTTCACGGTTGATATGCCCGTACCAGGCGCGCGCTACCGCGACATGCACTCTGGTATGAGTGGCCCTAATGCCGCAATGCGCCGTGTATTTCAGGCGATGCGTCACCCAAGCTGGGCATTGGACGTAGGTATGCTGGGTAAGCCGCACGATTTAGGTAATATCTCCACTTACCGAGGTGAACCAACTAAGTTAGAAGATTACATTGGTTGGCTAGGCGCAAACTTTGACCCGTCAATTTCTTGGAAAGATCTAGAGTGGATTCGTGACTTTTGGGATGGCCCAATGGTGATCAAAGGCATTCTGGATGAAGAAGATGCAAAAGACGCGGTACGCTTTGGTGCAGATGGTATCGTGGTATCCAACCATGGTGGTCGTCAGCTAGACGGTGTGCTTTCTACCGCTAAAGCTCTGCCAAGCATCGCTGACGCGGTTAAAGGTGACCTGAAGATTTTTGCTGACTCTGGTATTCGTACTGGATTAGATGTCGTCCGCATGCTTGCTCTTGGCGCGGACTGTACCCTTCTGGGGCGTTCTTTTGTCTACGCACTGGCAGCACAAGGTGGGACTGGTGTAGAAAACCTGCTTGACCTGTACGACAAAGAAATGCGTGTAGCGATGACATTAACAGGTGCAAAAACGATTGCCGATCTTTCACAAGACTCACTGGTGAAAATACCCAACTAA
- a CDS encoding carbonic anhydrase: MNKSLMALGLSLALVGTAQAENWGYEGNHGPEHWGEFASECAQGKNQSPIDIQSAVEAELAKLELDYNGKAISLTNNGHTLQTSLEGDNNLLVDGKSFNLKQFHFHTPSENHVDGKSYPLEAHYVHADEQGNLAVVAVFFEEGDANPALTNLLETVPEKDNNVTISAPFDASALIPSDKDYYRFNGSLTTPPCSEGVRWLVIKDPQTISAEQIKKFENVMGENNRPVQPLNARMVLTTQ; encoded by the coding sequence ATGAACAAGTCACTTATGGCGTTAGGTTTATCACTGGCATTGGTTGGTACTGCCCAGGCTGAAAATTGGGGATATGAGGGTAACCATGGCCCTGAACATTGGGGGGAATTTGCTTCTGAATGTGCTCAGGGTAAAAACCAAAGCCCAATTGATATTCAGTCTGCGGTTGAGGCGGAATTGGCCAAGCTGGAATTAGATTACAATGGTAAAGCTATTTCACTGACAAACAATGGCCATACGCTACAAACGAGTCTAGAAGGCGACAACAATCTGCTTGTTGACGGAAAGTCATTTAACCTTAAGCAATTTCACTTCCATACCCCGTCAGAAAATCATGTTGATGGTAAATCTTACCCGTTAGAGGCGCACTACGTTCATGCTGATGAGCAAGGGAACCTTGCGGTGGTAGCGGTATTTTTTGAAGAAGGTGATGCCAACCCTGCGCTTACCAACTTGCTTGAGACTGTTCCTGAAAAAGACAACAACGTTACAATTAGCGCGCCATTTGATGCGAGTGCACTTATCCCTAGTGACAAAGACTATTACCGTTTCAATGGTTCATTGACGACACCGCCGTGTTCAGAAGGCGTACGTTGGTTAGTGATTAAAGATCCGCAGACGATCTCTGCCGAGCAAATCAAAAAGTTTGAAAATGTAATGGGTGAGAACAATCGTCCAGTTCAGCCATTGAATGCGCGTATGGTTTTAACCACTCAATAG
- a CDS encoding mechanosensitive ion channel family protein — MSQWFIDLQNYVQAHSQDWSGSVLFITLASFLAWVAWRLIRSRLAILVEKTQFHWDDMLLQALKAPVSTLIWCWPATVSLGIILESELNDKIDWLSTLKLILVISILVWTLMRLITNVEEYVLEQQKRDETTVQAIAKVARLFFATLGILTIMQAFGLSLSGLLTFGGVGGLIVGLAAKDLLSNFFGGLMIYFDRPFKVGDWVRSPDREIEGTVERIGWRMTIIRTFDKRPLYVPNSVFSNIVVENPSRMLNRRIYEKIGLRYDDAEKVPEIITAIKEMLKTHKDIDARQTLIVNFDSFGPSSLNFFIYTFTKTVNWVRYHEVKQDVLLQVITIIKENNADIAFPTQTLKLDPIQMANQTEQDDSVF; from the coding sequence ATGTCACAGTGGTTTATCGACCTGCAAAATTACGTTCAGGCACACAGTCAGGATTGGAGCGGAAGCGTCCTTTTCATCACACTTGCGAGCTTTTTAGCCTGGGTAGCCTGGCGGTTAATTCGCTCCCGCCTAGCCATTTTGGTAGAAAAAACCCAATTCCATTGGGATGATATGCTACTACAGGCACTAAAAGCCCCCGTGAGCACACTCATATGGTGTTGGCCTGCGACCGTATCACTCGGCATTATTTTAGAAAGCGAGCTAAACGACAAGATAGACTGGCTGAGCACGCTCAAGCTCATTTTAGTTATCAGTATATTGGTTTGGACCTTGATGAGGTTAATCACCAATGTAGAAGAATACGTCCTCGAACAGCAAAAACGCGACGAAACGACAGTACAGGCTATCGCAAAAGTGGCTCGCTTGTTCTTCGCGACGCTGGGTATTCTCACGATCATGCAGGCATTTGGCCTTTCTCTGTCCGGTTTGCTCACTTTTGGTGGTGTCGGTGGCTTGATTGTGGGTTTAGCCGCCAAAGATTTACTGTCTAACTTCTTTGGTGGTTTGATGATCTATTTCGACCGTCCATTTAAAGTCGGGGATTGGGTTCGCTCACCAGACAGAGAGATTGAAGGTACCGTTGAACGTATTGGGTGGCGCATGACGATTATTCGCACGTTTGATAAACGCCCTCTGTACGTACCAAACTCGGTTTTCAGTAATATCGTGGTAGAAAACCCGTCTCGAATGCTCAACCGACGCATCTATGAAAAGATTGGCCTTCGCTATGATGACGCTGAAAAAGTGCCGGAGATCATTACCGCAATCAAAGAGATGCTAAAGACTCACAAAGACATCGACGCTCGTCAAACGCTGATTGTGAACTTTGATTCTTTTGGGCCATCGTCGTTAAACTTCTTTATTTATACCTTCACGAAGACGGTCAACTGGGTGCGCTACCACGAGGTGAAACAAGATGTCTTATTGCAAGTGATCACTATTATCAAAGAAAACAATGCAGACATTGCCTTCCCGACTCAAACGCTTAAGTTAGATCCAATTCAAATGGCCAATCAGACAGAACAAGACGACAGCGTTTTTTAA